A single window of Mycolicibacterium madagascariense DNA harbors:
- a CDS encoding lytic transglycosylase domain-containing protein, with product MSPVRWLRAVTVIVAAFLLMASSCSWQAGIPIPEGVPPPPGDPVPQVDTHAKGRPADQLHDWAARRAPALGIPVTALEAYAYAARVAEVENPKCHVAWTTLAGIGMVESHHGTYGGSRVLPNGDVRPPIRGVMLDGTMGNLAIPDTDGGKLDGDPLFDRAMGPMQFIPETWRLYGVDANNDGVISPDNIDDAALSAAGYLCWRGKDLGKPRGWMDALRAYNLSDQYARTVRDWATAYAAGHSL from the coding sequence GTGTCGCCAGTGCGTTGGCTGCGGGCCGTGACGGTGATCGTGGCAGCGTTCCTGCTGATGGCGTCCTCGTGTTCGTGGCAGGCGGGCATCCCCATCCCCGAGGGCGTGCCGCCCCCGCCGGGGGATCCGGTGCCGCAGGTGGACACCCACGCCAAGGGGCGTCCCGCCGATCAGTTGCACGACTGGGCCGCGCGGCGCGCGCCCGCCCTCGGCATCCCGGTGACGGCGCTCGAGGCCTACGCGTACGCGGCGCGGGTCGCCGAGGTGGAGAACCCGAAGTGCCACGTCGCCTGGACGACGCTCGCGGGCATCGGGATGGTCGAGAGCCACCACGGCACCTACGGCGGGTCGCGGGTGCTGCCCAACGGGGACGTCCGCCCGCCCATCCGCGGCGTCATGCTCGACGGCACGATGGGCAACCTCGCGATCCCGGACACCGACGGCGGCAAGCTCGACGGCGACCCGCTGTTCGACCGCGCGATGGGCCCCATGCAGTTCATCCCCGAGACGTGGCGGCTGTACGGCGTCGACGCCAACAACGACGGCGTCATCAGCCCCGACAACATCGACGACGCGGCGCTGTCGGCGGCCGGATACCTGTGCTGGCGCGGCAAGGACCTCGGCAAGCCGCGCGGCTGGATGGACGCGCTGCGCGCCTACAACCTGTCTGACCAGTACGCCCGCACCGTCCGCGACTGGGCGACCGCCTACGCCGCGGGACACTCCCTCTAA
- the eno gene encoding phosphopyruvate hydratase, with protein sequence MPVIEQIAAREILDSRGNPTVEVEVALDDGSAARAAVPSGASTGEHEAVELRDGGDRYGGKGVERAVKAVGDELAPAVIGLNADDQRLVDQALLDCDGTADKSRLGANAILGVSLAVAKAAADAAALPLFRYVGGPNAHILPVPMMNIVNGGAHADTGVDVQEFMVAPIGAPSFREALRWGAEVYHSLKSVLKKQGLATGLGDEGGFAPDIAGTRAALDLISSAIEATGLTLGADVALALDVAATEFYTEGKGYAFEKETRTAEQMADFYADLLDAYPLVSIEDPLSEDDWDGWVSLTTAIGDRIQIVGDDLFVTNPERLEEGIDKGAANALLVKVNQIGTLTETLDAVALAHNNGYRTMMSHRSGETEDTTIADLAVAVGSGQIKTGAPARSERVAKYNQLLRIEEELGDAARYAGDLAFPRFSVETR encoded by the coding sequence GTGCCCGTCATCGAGCAGATCGCAGCGCGAGAGATCCTCGACTCCCGGGGCAACCCGACCGTCGAGGTCGAAGTGGCTCTCGACGACGGTTCGGCCGCCCGCGCCGCGGTGCCGTCGGGCGCGTCGACCGGTGAGCACGAGGCCGTCGAACTGCGCGACGGGGGAGACCGCTACGGCGGCAAGGGCGTCGAACGGGCCGTCAAGGCCGTCGGCGACGAACTGGCGCCTGCGGTGATCGGCCTCAACGCCGACGACCAGCGGCTCGTCGACCAGGCGCTGCTCGACTGCGACGGGACCGCCGACAAGTCGAGGCTCGGCGCGAACGCGATCCTCGGGGTGTCCCTCGCCGTGGCGAAGGCGGCCGCCGACGCCGCGGCGCTGCCGCTGTTCCGCTACGTCGGCGGGCCCAACGCCCACATCCTGCCCGTGCCGATGATGAACATCGTCAACGGCGGCGCGCACGCCGACACCGGCGTCGACGTGCAGGAGTTCATGGTCGCCCCGATCGGCGCGCCGTCCTTCCGGGAGGCGCTGCGCTGGGGCGCCGAGGTGTATCACTCGCTGAAGTCGGTGCTCAAGAAGCAGGGGCTGGCCACCGGTCTCGGTGACGAGGGCGGCTTCGCGCCCGACATCGCAGGCACCCGCGCCGCACTCGACCTGATCAGTTCGGCCATCGAGGCCACCGGTTTGACGCTGGGGGCCGACGTGGCGCTGGCGCTCGACGTCGCCGCCACCGAGTTCTACACCGAGGGCAAGGGTTACGCCTTCGAGAAGGAGACCAGGACCGCCGAGCAGATGGCCGACTTCTACGCCGACCTGCTCGACGCCTACCCGCTGGTGTCGATCGAGGACCCGCTGTCCGAGGACGATTGGGACGGCTGGGTATCGCTGACCACCGCGATCGGGGACCGCATCCAGATCGTCGGCGACGACCTCTTCGTCACCAATCCCGAACGCCTCGAAGAGGGCATCGACAAGGGTGCCGCCAACGCCCTGCTGGTGAAGGTCAACCAGATCGGCACGCTCACCGAGACTCTGGACGCCGTCGCGCTCGCGCACAACAACGGTTACCGCACCATGATGAGCCACCGCTCCGGGGAGACCGAGGACACCACCATCGCCGACCTCGCCGTCGCCGTGGGCAGCGGGCAGATCAAGACCGGTGCGCCGGCCCGCAGCGAGCGCGTCGCCAAGTACAACCAGCTGCTGCGCATCGAAGAGGAACTGGGTGACGCCGCGCGCTACGCCGGCGACTTGGCCTTCCCCCGATTCTCCGTCGAGACAAGGTAA
- the efeU gene encoding iron uptake transporter permease EfeU, which yields MTALLDAPATVLAAGPSVSSQLFGSALIGVREGLEAAIVVTILFAFLVKSGRRDACKWVWLGVGAAIAATVAVFLAIQIGQNTISGLGAEAIAGVASLTAVAIVTTMVLWMRKAAAGMSGQLRGDMARALEAGPLAVLALSFLAVGREGVETALFMVGFAEAKTLWPLTGLIAGVLVAVAIAYAMYRGALRINLAKFFKYTGAFLIVVAAGILSYGIGALQTVGWLPGLASRPFDISSWMDWSSWYGQVVQGVFNVTPTPTWLQFIGWTLYLVLVLLVFLRPTPAPVTRTDTPPADTPATSTSERSTR from the coding sequence ATGACGGCCCTCTTGGACGCTCCCGCCACCGTGCTCGCCGCCGGCCCCAGCGTCTCCTCGCAGCTGTTCGGCAGCGCCCTCATCGGCGTGCGCGAGGGCCTCGAGGCCGCGATCGTCGTCACCATTCTGTTCGCATTCCTGGTCAAGTCCGGCCGCCGCGACGCGTGCAAGTGGGTGTGGCTCGGCGTCGGCGCCGCGATCGCCGCGACCGTCGCGGTCTTCCTCGCGATCCAGATCGGCCAGAACACCATCTCGGGCCTGGGCGCTGAGGCCATCGCCGGCGTCGCATCGCTGACGGCCGTCGCGATCGTCACGACGATGGTGCTCTGGATGCGCAAGGCCGCCGCAGGCATGTCCGGCCAGCTGCGCGGGGACATGGCGCGCGCGCTGGAGGCGGGCCCGCTCGCCGTGCTCGCGCTGTCGTTCCTCGCCGTGGGCCGCGAGGGCGTCGAGACCGCACTGTTCATGGTCGGCTTCGCCGAGGCCAAGACGCTGTGGCCGCTGACGGGCCTCATCGCCGGCGTCCTCGTCGCCGTCGCGATCGCCTACGCCATGTACCGGGGTGCGCTGCGGATCAACCTGGCGAAGTTCTTCAAGTACACCGGCGCGTTCCTCATCGTCGTCGCCGCGGGCATCCTCTCCTACGGCATCGGCGCGCTGCAGACCGTCGGGTGGCTGCCCGGGCTCGCGAGCCGACCGTTCGACATCAGCTCCTGGATGGACTGGTCGAGCTGGTACGGGCAGGTCGTCCAGGGCGTCTTCAACGTCACCCCGACGCCGACCTGGCTGCAATTCATCGGCTGGACGCTGTACCTCGTACTCGTCCTGTTGGTCTTCCTGCGCCCCACGCCGGCGCCGGTCACGCGGACGGACACCCCGCCCGCGGACACCCCCGCAACGAGCACATCCGAAAGGTCGACCAGGTGA
- the efeO gene encoding iron uptake system protein EfeO produces the protein MNPSENVAPIAARAGIAAATALLAGLSLVGCQAKESTPSGSTSSGSAAGDQITVAATDTTCELSGTKSGTGPATFVVTNNGTKVTEFYVYGAGDRVMGEVENISPGLQRKLVVQLPEPGTYQTACKPGMIGDGLRGDFTVTGDAVQIDTEGKFKEAADNYKRYVNSQTDALVPAVDAFVAAVKARDVNAAKAQFPVARTYYERIEPVAESFPDDLDPRIDLREADLEPGQKWTGFHALEKQLWVTGLQPDANALADQLVADVKELDAGVKAPGFTVDSTKIAGGAQGLLDEISKSKISGEEDIFSHTDLWDFNANLQGSQTAVASVRPILDERDADLGKKVDQRFSESEALLAKYRQGDGFVLYDTVTEPQRQELSRSIDALSNEVSQVQGVIAPQ, from the coding sequence GTGAACCCCTCCGAGAACGTCGCTCCCATCGCCGCGCGGGCAGGTATCGCTGCGGCGACCGCACTGCTGGCGGGCCTCTCGCTCGTCGGCTGCCAGGCCAAGGAGTCCACCCCCTCGGGCAGCACCTCCAGCGGTAGCGCGGCAGGCGACCAGATCACCGTGGCCGCCACCGACACCACGTGCGAGCTCTCCGGTACCAAGAGCGGTACCGGCCCGGCGACGTTCGTCGTCACCAACAACGGCACCAAGGTCACCGAGTTCTACGTCTACGGCGCGGGCGACCGGGTCATGGGCGAGGTCGAGAACATCTCCCCCGGACTGCAGCGCAAGCTCGTCGTGCAGCTGCCCGAGCCCGGCACCTATCAGACCGCCTGCAAGCCGGGCATGATCGGCGACGGCCTGCGCGGCGACTTCACGGTCACCGGCGACGCCGTCCAGATCGACACCGAGGGCAAGTTCAAGGAAGCCGCCGACAACTACAAGCGCTACGTCAACAGCCAGACCGATGCGCTGGTCCCGGCCGTCGACGCCTTCGTCGCGGCCGTCAAGGCCAGGGACGTCAACGCCGCCAAGGCCCAATTCCCGGTCGCGCGAACGTATTACGAGCGCATCGAGCCGGTCGCCGAGTCGTTCCCCGACGACCTCGACCCGCGCATCGACCTCCGCGAGGCCGACCTGGAGCCCGGCCAGAAGTGGACCGGCTTCCACGCCTTGGAGAAGCAACTCTGGGTGACCGGTCTGCAGCCCGACGCCAACGCGCTCGCCGACCAGCTGGTGGCCGACGTCAAGGAACTCGACGCGGGCGTCAAGGCACCCGGCTTCACGGTCGACTCCACCAAGATCGCCGGCGGCGCGCAGGGTCTGCTCGACGAGATCAGCAAGAGCAAGATCAGTGGCGAGGAGGACATCTTCAGCCACACCGACCTCTGGGACTTCAACGCCAACCTGCAGGGCAGCCAGACCGCGGTCGCCTCCGTGCGTCCCATCCTCGACGAGCGCGACGCCGACCTCGGCAAGAAGGTCGATCAGCGCTTCAGCGAGTCCGAGGCGCTGCTGGCGAAGTACCGCCAGGGCGATGGCTTCGTGCTGTACGACACCGTGACCGAGCCGCAGCGCCAGGAACTGTCGCGCTCGATCGACGCGCTGTCCAATGAGGTGAGCCAGGTGCAAGGTGTCATCGCACCCCAGTAA